A window of Plasmodium brasilianum strain Bolivian I chromosome 8, whole genome shotgun sequence contains these coding sequences:
- a CDS encoding hypothetical protein (conserved Plasmodium protein), which produces MLELKRKIGRGLYYNMVIPKNWKKIVFMLVVVPPTYYAYNKRNSKNEFETIRNNDDIEKIKIMNINNMFSYIPLLMLTIYDKYIYKNKIMKKIYFKYRTTKCSQDSCNVIINMLRGSETNLKYDFISNEKNLFNKLYVYEMILEKSIKFAILSPQLSVYILQHLSEYLVNMNTKLFNERDFTPQHKQREKTNKRMLFLYLFRLVRGIPGERSSHKGASSHRKDKNSTHNREMHIYNTDNIYERYSIHKFQQMNRKKVRGEKVRNGGDRNNEEDQVSLNFLYLLNQAYDNVNRVCLNTNTNIYVNFYMINILKYICYRNYRNVLTNDIHFEELCRRNSKKSLIEHIYFYFFNRKNEYKKDREDLNEKILFYHNPYVTTIPIEYNNISNGIDYSGSSNERRVTCSNSEKGSGTSTEVEIINSSFFKWNPFTSLNMKRKVQIDSMPEEANMNKSSVSKSFPCDGRTTEKAGGWWGNGRRQWDLGMSSNSFERGRKNKMQTDEEVEVEAMEVEAMEVEAMEEEAMEEEAMEEEAMEEEAMEEEAMEEEAMEEEEVNVVENMQKKLLKDRKRIYEIKLMNDLYLVLFLRLLFECSVKMLSIKKNLYLLEKKKQFDRENRIIYMNTADAINNLKGNYLKRMRMTEGKRRHSLFFRPYGRSKWGCISDISVSGGGRSSSGGGRSSSGGGRSSSGGGSSDSGTACLTAKDAFVFLKYVKKGNGTCEMMKCSANGSDAYSALFYPNEEDFKKGIETRGTIGRPYMSVSSEGKIKFLLSSYVHKLLRKKNEWINMFISEWKRILDKHIQKVHSYVDDKVHKIKKKINYLIFNMDEALINVYHNIIHEKNINKIKIHLNNCKEKDIDLKKFEDIYSSMVTNLNNILSFVYACDHQKGAYKILNLYQNNIFYEYNYLNEYQNSFYKNHVKKYLCYFEDNFLFHLYGSGVGNNVEDTPGITTALAATPDGNVLPGFSTNDRSSYKNIEHVFHYCKNDIHLLLFLYCQPTLGTSTVKH; this is translated from the exons ATGCTGGAACTTAAGAGAAAAATTGGAAGGGGATTGTACTACAATATGGTTATTCcgaaaaattggaaaaaaatagtCTTCATGTTAGTGGTGGTACCCCCTACATATTATGCGTACAACAAACGAAATAGCAAGAATGAGTTCGAGAcaataagaaataatgacgatatagaaaaaataaaaataatgaatattaacAACATGTTCTCATATATTCCTTTACTTATGCTTACCATTTAtgataagtatatatataaaaataaaataatgaaaaagatttattttaaatatagaacAACAAAATGTAGTCAAGATAGTTGTAATGTTATTATAAACATGTTAAGAGGGAGTGAAACTAATTTAAAGTATGATTTTatttcaaatgaaaaaaatttatttaataaattatatgtttatgagATGATATTAGAAAAAAGCATTAAGTTTGCCATCCTCTCTCCTCAATTAAGTGTCTATATACTTCAGCATTTGTCCGAATACCTTGTTAATATGAACACAAAACTGTTTAATGAAAGGGATTTTACCCCACAACATAAACAAagggaaaaaacaaataaaagaatgCTCTTTTTATACTTGTTCAGATTGGTTAGAGGCATTCCGGGGGAAAGAAGTAGTCATAAGGGAGCGAGTAGTCATAGGAAGGATAAGAACAGCACTCACAATAGggaaatgcatatatataacacgGATAACATTTATGAAAGGTAcagtatacataaatttcaACAAATGAACAGGAAAAAAGTTAGGGGCGAAAAAGTGCGTAATGGAGGAGACCGTAACAATGAGGAGGACCAGGTGAGCTTGAACTTTTTGTACCTGCTCAACCAAGCATATGATAATGTTAACAGGGTTTGTCTAAATACCAACACGAACATTTacgttaatttttatatgattaacattttaaaatatatctgTTACAGAAATTATCGAAACGTGCTTACGAATGATATACATTTTGAAGAGTTATGCAGAAGAAACTCGAAAAAAAGTTTGATTgagcatatttatttttatttctttaacaGAAAAAATGAGTATAAAAAGGACAGAGAagatttaaatgaaaaaatccttttttatcataatccTTATGTTACTACTATTCCTATAGAATACAACAACATTTCGAATGGTATTGATTATAGTGGGAGTAGCAACGAAAGACGTGTAACATGTAGTAACTCAGAGAAGGGGAGTGGAACCTCCACGGaagtagaaataataaacagTTCATTTTTTAAGTGGAATCCATTCACTAGTTTGAATATGAAGAGGAAAGTGCAAATTGACAGCATGCCGGAAGAAGCGAACATGAACAAAAGTAGTGTTAGTAAGTCTTTTCCCTGTGATGGTAGGACGACAGAAAAGGCGGGTGGCTGGTGGGGCAACGGAAGACGCCAGTGGGACTTAGGAATGAGTAGTAATAGTTTCgaaagaggaagaaaaaataaaatgcaaaCAGATGAAGAAGTGGAAGTAGAAGCAATGGAAGTAGAAGCAATGGAAGTAGAAGCAATGGAAGAAGAAGCAATGGAAGAAGAAGCAATGGAAGAAGAAGCAATGGAAGAAGAAGCAATGGAAGAAGAAGCAATGGAAGAAGAAGCAatggaagaagaagaagttAACGTGGTGGAAAACATGCAGAAAAAGCTACTGAAAGATCGAAAGAGAATTTACGAGATTAAACTCATGAACGATTTGTACCTAGTACTGTTCCTAAGGCTACTATTCGAATGCTCTGTAAAAATGTTGagtattaaaaagaatttatatctgctggaaaagaaaaagcagtTTGATAGAGAAAAtcgaataatatatatgaacacgGCAGATGCGATAAACAACTTGAAgggaaattatttaaaaagaatgcGCATGACAGAGGGCAAAAGGAGGCACAGCCTTTTCTTTCGCCCCTACGGAAGATCAAAATGGGGATGTATTAGCGATATTAGCGTTAGCGGTGGTGGTAGAAGTAGTAGCGGTGGTGGTAGAAGTAGTAGCGGTGGTGGTAGAAGTAGTAGCGGGGGTGGTAGTAGTGACAGTGGAACGGCCTGCTTAACTGCAAAAGATGCATTcgtatttttgaaatatgtGAAGAAGGGTAATGGTACATGCGAAATGATGAAGTGCTCAGCAAATGGCAGTGATGCTTATTCTGCTCTGTTTTACCCGAATGAAGAGGATTTCAAAAAAGGAATAGAAACGAGGGGTACAATAGGTAGACCCTATATGAGTGTTAGTAGCGAAGGAAAGATTAAATTCCTTCTCTCGtcgtatgtacataaattattaaggaaaaaaaatgaatggatTAATATGTTCATTTCAGAATGGAAAAGAATACTtgataaacatatacaaaaAGTACATAGTTATGTAGATGATAAGgtacacaaaataaaaaaaaaaattaattatttaatcttTAATATGGATGAGGctttaataaatgtataccaTAACATAATTCatgaaaagaatataaataaaatcaaaatacACTTGAACAAttgtaaagaaaaagatattgatctaaaaaaatttgaagacATATACTCATCCATGGTTACTAACTTGAATAACATTCTTTCATTTGTCTATGCATGTGATCATCAGAAAGGGgcttacaaaattttaaatctatatcaaaataatatattctatgAATACAATTACTTGAATGAATACCAGAACAGCTTTTATAAAAACCACGTAAAGAAATACTTGTGCTACTTtgaagataattttttattccatttgtATGGAAGTGGAGTTGGGAATAACGTGGAAGACACACCAGGGATTACCACTGCACTTGCTGCTACACCAGATGGGAACGTTCTCCCAGGGTTCAGCACGAACGATCGAAGTAGCTACAAAAACATAGAGCATGTTTTCCACTACTGCAAGAATGACATACACCTGTTGCTGTTTCTATACTGCCAAC CAACGTTAGGAACCTCCACAGTTAAGCACTAG